In the Telopea speciosissima isolate NSW1024214 ecotype Mountain lineage chromosome 2, Tspe_v1, whole genome shotgun sequence genome, one interval contains:
- the LOC122652985 gene encoding cytochrome b561, DM13 and DOMON domain-containing protein At5g54830: MAVKFGFLRFGSCLFFYSYLLFVLCNADSSGSCSKNSSLVGYETEFVMVQHQLRGVIRLIDNCSFNVSEFDMMEGSDVHWWGALGDSFENLTMGFVISDDKLNRTYKNDSFVVHLKKNVTWDQIKVVAVWDEPTDSDFGHALLGSSGNDTESSTPDLAPASSIATNSSTAKNRVYKQPTMFDNCRTLAKKYRLRWSLRPEEDLIDIGLEAAQGSQYYMAFGWADPKSSSGPMLHADVAVTGFTEEGMPFADDYYITKYSECLLSKDGTVQGVCPDTIYEGSDPIGLVNNTRLVYGHRKDGVSFIRYQRPLKSVDKKYDVPVNHTNNMTVIWALGLIRPPDALRPYYLPQNHGGPRLVSYGYLVLNVSEQVNDCFGPIEAEDREDQDLIFADGKTPLVVVTGPALHYPNPPNPSKVLYINKKEAPVLRVERGVPVKFSIQAGHDVALYITSDPIGGNATSRNKSEVIYAGGPEAEGVPASPMELDWIPDRNTPDQVYYHSLYEEKMGWRVQVVDGGLSDMYNNSVILDDQQVTLFWTLSDSSISIAARGEKKSGYLAIAIGSGMVNSYAYVGWIDNSGQGRVSTYWIDGKDALSVHPTNENITYARCKSENGIITFEFTRPLDLSCSRSDRPECNNIIDPTTPLKLVWAMGARWSEDHLSERNMHSVTSSRPVRVMLMRGSAEADEDLRPVLAVHGFMMFVAWGILLPGGILAARYLKHLKGDGWYQTHVYLQYSGLAIVLLGVLFAAAELRGFFINSVHVKFGVTAIILLCIQPVNAYLRPKKPANGEVSSGGRVLWEYIHVIAGRCAIVAGIAALISGMKHLGDRYGGENVHGLSWALIVWFLLGALLVVCLEHSEIKRRKRDRSIGKSNWVLGNTEEDDSTDLLPSHRTFMEQESHSSERMEVQLEPLSR, encoded by the coding sequence ATGGCGGTTAAGTTTGGGTTTTTAAGGTTTGGATCTTGTTTGTTCTTCTATTCGTATTTGTTGTTTGTGTTGTGCAATGCTGATTCGAGTGGAAGCTGCTCCAAGAATAGTTCTCTGGTGGGATACGAAACGGAATTTGTTATGGTTCAGCACCAGCTGAGAGGGGTGATTAGGTTGATTGATAATTGTTCGTTTAATGTAAGCGAATTTGATATGATGGAGGGATCTGATGTTCACTGGTGGGGTGCCCTCGGCGATAGTTTTGAAAATTTGACGATGGGGTTCGTGATCTCTGATGACAAGTTGAATAGGACTTATAAAAACGATAGTTTTGTAGTTCATCTGAAGAAGAATGTTACGTGGGATCAGATCAAAGTGGTTGCTGTTTGGGACGAGCCAACTGATTCGGATTTTGGTCATGCTTTGCTTGGAAGCTCTGGAAATGATACAGAGTCTTCGACTCCTGATTTAGCACCGGCTTCATCGATTGCAACCAATTCGAGTACTGCGAAGAATAGGGTTTACAAACAGCCGACGATGTTCGATAACTGCAGGACGCTCGCAAAGAAGTACCGTCTCAGGTGGTCGTTGAGACCCGAGGAGGATTTGATCGATATAGGTCTTGAGGCAGCTCAAGGCTCTCAATACTATATGGCTTTTGGCTGGGCAGATCCGAAGTCCTCTTCTGGGCCAATGCTTCATGCTGACGTTGCTGTGACCGGGTTTACGGAGGAAGGTATGCCTTTTGCTGATGATTATTACATTACCAAGTACAGTGAATGCTTACTGAGCAAGGACGGCACAGTCCAGGGCGTTTGTCCCGACACCATCTACGAGGGATCTGATCCCATTGGATTGGTGAACAACACCAGGTTGGTTTATGGTCACAGGAAGGATGGAGTGTCCTTTATTCGTTATCAGCGGCCTCTCAAATCAGTTGACAAGAAGTATGACGTACCTGTGAATCATACCAACAACATGACTGTGATTTGGGCTCTAGGATTGATAAGGCCTCCTGATGCTCTCCGTCCATATTACCTTCCCCAAAACCATGGTGGTCCTCGGCTTGTGTCTTATGGATACCTGGTTCTCAATGTTTCAGAGCAGGTGAATGATTGCTTTGGACCAATAGAGGCAGAAGACAGGGAGGATCAGGATCTTATTTTTGCAGATGGAAAGACCCCACTGGTTGTTGTCACAGGCCCAGCATTGCACTACCCAAATCCTCCCAATCCTTCCAAAGTTCTCTACATTAACAAGAAGGAGGCTCCTGTATTGAGGGTAGAAAGGGGGGTTCCAGTAAAATTTTCTatacaagctgggcatgatgtTGCACTCTACATTACTTCTGATCCAATTGGTGGGAATGCAACCTCCAGAAACAAGTCTGAGGTTATCTATGCTGGAGGACCAGAAGCTGAGGGAGTTCCAGCCAGTCCTATGGAGTTAGATTGGATTCCTGATCGGAATACTCCAGACCAAGTTTATTATCACTCACTGTATGAAGAGAAAATGGGCTGGAGAGTTCAGGTGGTTGATGGTGGGCTCTCTGATATGTACAATAACAGTGTTATTCTGGACGATCAGCAAGTTACTTTATTTTGGACATTGTCAGATAGTTCAATATCCATTGCTGCACGGGGTGAGAAGAAAAGTGGTTATCTGGCAATAGCTATTGGTAGCGGAATGGTGAATAGCTATGCCTATGTTGGTTGGATTGACAACAGTGGCCAAGGTCGGGTAAGCACTTACTGGATTGATGGAAAGGATGCCCTGAGTGTGCATCCAACTAATGAGAATATAACATATGCAAGATGCAAGTCTGAAAATGGCATCATCACTTTTGAATTTACTCGTCCCTTAGATCTTTCCTGTAGCCGAAGCGACAGACCAGAATGCAACAATATTATTGATCCAACGACTCCTCTTAAACTTGTTTGGGCCATGGGTGCTCGGTGGTCAGAAGACCATCTAAGTGAGAGAAATATGCATTCTGTTACAAGCAGTAGGCCCGTTCGAGTGATGCTTATGCGTGGGTCAGCAGAGGCTGACGAGGATTTACGACCTGTTTTGGCTGTACATGGGTTTATGATGTTTGTTGCTTGGGGTATCCTGCTTCCAGGTGGAATATTGGCAGCTAGGTACTTGAAACATTTGAAGGGTGACGGGTGGTACCAGACTCATGTCTATTTGCAGTACTCAGGTTTAGCAATTGTTCTACTTGGCGTTCTTTTTGCTGCTGCTGAGCTACGAGGTTTCTTCATTAACTCTGTACATGTTAAATTTGGAGTTACTGCTATAATTTTGCTCTGTATACAGCCAGTGAATGCCTATCTAAGGCCTAAAAAACCTGCTAATGGAGAAGTATCGTCAGGAGGAAGAGTCCTTTGGGAGTATATCCATGTGATTGCTGGGAGATGTGCTATTGTTGCTGGGATTGCAGCACTTATTAGTGGGATGAAGCATTTAGGAGACAGATATGGTGGTGAAAATGTTCATGGACTGAGTTGGGCTTTGATAGTTTGGTTTTTGCTGGGTGCATTATTAGTTGTGTGCTTAGAGCACTCTGagataaagagaaggaaaagagaccGAAGCATAGGTAAAAGCAATTGGGTGTTGGGGAACACAGAAGAAGATGATTCTACTGATCTTTTACCCTCACACAGAACATTTATGGAACAAGAGTCGCATTCTTCTGAAAGAATGGAAGTACAACTAGAACCTCTTAGCAGATAG